A region from the Paraurantiacibacter namhicola genome encodes:
- a CDS encoding DUF1467 family protein has protein sequence MEWTSIVAIYTLFWVVCAFILLPVGIRTADETGAEKVPGQADSAPTNFQPRKVVIRATVLAALLCGLYVANYAQGWVTVEDINFFPLPEDPA, from the coding sequence ATGGAATGGACTTCGATCGTGGCGATCTACACCCTGTTCTGGGTGGTCTGCGCCTTTATCCTGCTACCCGTGGGCATCCGCACGGCTGACGAGACGGGCGCGGAGAAAGTGCCTGGCCAGGCGGACAGCGCCCCGACCAACTTCCAGCCGCGCAAGGTTGTCATCCGTGCGACCGTGCTCGCCGCGTTGCTATGCGGCCTTTACGTTGCCAATTATGCGCAAGGGTGGGTGACGGTCGAGGACATCAACTTCTTCCCGCTGCCCGAAGATCCGGCCTGA
- a CDS encoding ribonuclease J, whose product MKKDFTPEDELLFLALGGSGEIGMNVNLYGCQGKWLMVDLGMTFSGNEYPGVDLVFADPEFIEERADDLLGIVLTHGHEDHIGAIPYFAADLGVPLYATPFTAELIRRKLQEAGLAGEVELNVIEEDHGHIAIGPFEVTYIPLAHSIAEGNALQIETPHGRIFHTGDWKLDEEPMIGEPATEEELSEIGDEGVLALVCDSTNVFNPVPSGSEGAVYRGLLEEVQKHSGKRVLVTTFASNVARLQTLGHVAEATGRRLCVAGRSLDRMIEVSQDNGYLEDFPEPVDFDTAMRLPRGEIMIVATGGQGEPRAALSRIAESNHPIDLSRGDVVLFSSRQIPGNEISIGKVQNRLAERGVQMVTDRQSEIHVSGHPGRPELEALYGWLRPDVLVPVHGEMRHMQEQARLGKANGIAHNILQQNGDIVRLAPGKPETLAKVPTGRLVLDGDLIIPADGKTMTMRRRLMREGMLMVVLGPKLDPQVEGYGLPLDEDSGEFVEEAVADIRKAISLLKGKDRQDAARIKEAARLAARRAATRWCGKRPQTRVIIAGQE is encoded by the coding sequence GTGAAGAAGGACTTCACCCCCGAAGACGAATTGCTGTTCCTGGCGCTGGGCGGATCCGGCGAAATCGGGATGAACGTCAACCTCTATGGCTGCCAGGGCAAGTGGCTGATGGTCGACCTGGGCATGACCTTCAGTGGCAATGAATATCCCGGCGTGGACCTGGTCTTTGCCGACCCCGAATTCATCGAGGAGCGCGCCGATGACCTGCTGGGCATTGTCCTGACGCACGGGCACGAGGATCATATCGGCGCAATCCCGTATTTCGCAGCTGACCTCGGCGTACCGCTCTACGCGACGCCCTTCACCGCCGAACTGATCCGCCGCAAGCTGCAGGAAGCGGGCCTTGCGGGCGAGGTCGAGCTGAATGTCATCGAGGAAGATCACGGCCATATCGCCATCGGCCCGTTTGAGGTGACCTACATCCCGCTGGCGCACTCCATTGCCGAGGGCAACGCGCTGCAGATCGAGACGCCTCACGGCCGCATCTTCCACACCGGCGACTGGAAGCTGGACGAGGAGCCGATGATCGGCGAGCCGGCGACCGAGGAGGAGCTTTCCGAGATCGGCGACGAGGGCGTCCTGGCGCTGGTGTGCGATTCCACCAATGTCTTCAATCCGGTCCCCTCCGGCAGCGAGGGCGCGGTCTATCGCGGCCTGCTGGAAGAGGTGCAGAAGCATTCCGGCAAGCGCGTGCTGGTGACGACCTTCGCCAGCAATGTCGCGCGGCTGCAGACCCTTGGCCATGTGGCCGAGGCGACAGGACGGCGGTTATGCGTAGCGGGCCGCTCGCTCGACCGCATGATCGAGGTGAGCCAGGACAATGGCTATCTCGAAGATTTCCCGGAGCCGGTCGATTTCGACACAGCCATGCGCCTGCCGCGGGGCGAGATCATGATCGTGGCCACCGGCGGGCAGGGGGAGCCGCGCGCCGCCCTTTCCCGCATCGCGGAATCGAACCACCCGATCGACCTGTCCCGCGGCGATGTGGTGCTGTTCTCCAGCAGGCAGATCCCGGGCAACGAAATCAGCATCGGCAAGGTGCAGAACCGGCTCGCCGAGCGCGGCGTCCAGATGGTGACCGACCGGCAAAGCGAGATCCACGTGTCGGGCCATCCCGGCCGGCCGGAGCTGGAGGCGCTGTATGGCTGGCTGCGGCCGGACGTGCTCGTGCCGGTCCATGGCGAGATGCGGCACATGCAGGAACAGGCCAGGCTGGGTAAGGCCAACGGCATCGCGCACAACATCCTGCAGCAGAACGGCGATATCGTGCGCCTCGCGCCCGGCAAGCCGGAGACGCTGGCCAAGGTCCCGACCGGAAGGCTGGTGCTGGATGGCGATCTGATCATCCCGGCCGATGGCAAGACCATGACCATGCGCCGCCGCCTGATGCGCGAAGGCATGCTGATGGTGGTGCTGGGGCCGAAGCTCGATCCGCAGGTGGAAGGCTATGGCCTGCCGCTGGACGAAGATTCCGGCGAGTTCGTGGAAGAGGCCGTGGCCGATATCCGCAAGGCAATTTCGCTGCTGAAGGGCAAGGACCGGCAGGACGCCGCCCGCATCAAGGAAGCAGCGCGCCTGGCCGCCCGCCGCGCCGCGACGCGCTGGTGCGGTAAGCGCCCGCAGACCCGCGTCATCATTGCAGGGCAGGAGTAA
- a CDS encoding ATPase, producing MAIGSEAETAELESELHGADTPEETQADDAIFAEEEVWEEDEMSSRRSYGWLIPALCVLAIIGWTAFFGWVHQAEVLGGADPRAWSQMIVDWSVPVLLALAIWLLSVRNSRREAKRFGEVASSLSEESARLETRLSTVNRELSLARDFIAAQSRDLESLGRVASERISGDADRLQTLIHDNGAQVDRIGSVSTTALENMERLRDDLPVISNSARDVANQIGHAGETANGRLEQLVNGFKRLNEFGEASESQVESLRVRVDELIAAFEAQLGGIGDNADARFASLAERSDEFRTDFDSREVEALAAFRRRADDLKAELEAQDTNLRAATDAQLATMREMLGTMDVDGMALLETMREGQSKWGADWAAAIDAMRARMQNAIKLVADTDAKALENAQAHLDALTEEAVKRAEAFDTLQAGRLAQIEAREQDAASSVADRMARFDAELAERQEEQVAHISGITERGEALAARLARLSEQFDAIQSVGAESGEALDATTLSLTTRLADARESLESSRQTIDTLTNDSVRLLELIRGSAEHVQTDLPQALADAQSGLEDYDSRVRALHELLSGVQESGADLSAAVEKAREDSAATGENIETLQARIGEAQDAHAERLGQLEAQLEALAAKSDDVAQQARAGLGDALEGMADDIGRDSATRIESAIREQLSTLTDDLEAAAERAGESSRETIVHLRDQLSRVNELAGNLESRVSRAREQAEEQVDNDFARRVALITDALNSSGIDIARAMSSEVTDTAWASYLRGDRGIFTRRAVKLLDTQEVRDLHDIYDDDPDFRETVNRYIHDFEAMLRSVLSTRDGNALAVTLLSSDMGKLYVALAQAIDRLRD from the coding sequence GTGGCGATCGGCAGCGAAGCCGAGACGGCCGAGCTCGAGAGCGAACTGCACGGCGCTGACACGCCCGAAGAAACACAGGCGGATGACGCCATTTTCGCGGAGGAAGAGGTCTGGGAAGAGGACGAGATGTCCTCCCGGCGCAGCTACGGCTGGCTTATCCCCGCGCTTTGCGTGCTCGCGATCATCGGCTGGACCGCATTCTTCGGCTGGGTCCACCAGGCAGAGGTACTTGGCGGCGCAGATCCGCGCGCATGGTCGCAGATGATCGTGGACTGGTCCGTGCCGGTCCTGCTCGCCCTCGCCATCTGGCTGCTCTCCGTGCGCAATTCGCGGCGCGAGGCGAAGCGGTTCGGCGAAGTGGCCTCGTCGCTGTCCGAAGAGAGCGCGCGGCTCGAAACCCGTCTTTCGACAGTCAACCGCGAGCTGTCACTGGCGCGGGACTTCATCGCTGCACAATCGCGCGATCTGGAATCGCTTGGCCGCGTTGCCAGCGAGCGTATTTCCGGCGATGCGGACCGGCTGCAGACGCTGATCCACGATAATGGCGCGCAGGTTGACCGGATCGGCAGTGTCAGCACGACCGCGCTGGAAAACATGGAACGGCTGCGCGACGACCTGCCGGTAATTTCGAACTCCGCGCGCGATGTCGCGAACCAGATCGGCCATGCAGGCGAGACCGCCAATGGCCGCCTGGAACAGCTGGTGAACGGCTTCAAGCGCCTGAACGAATTCGGCGAAGCGAGCGAAAGCCAGGTGGAATCGCTGCGCGTCCGCGTCGACGAACTGATTGCCGCCTTCGAGGCGCAGCTCGGCGGGATCGGTGACAATGCCGATGCGCGCTTTGCCTCTCTGGCCGAGCGAAGCGATGAATTCCGCACCGATTTCGACAGCCGCGAAGTGGAAGCGCTGGCCGCTTTCCGCCGCCGTGCCGACGATCTGAAGGCCGAGCTGGAGGCCCAGGACACTAACCTGCGCGCTGCGACCGACGCCCAGCTTGCCACAATGCGCGAAATGCTCGGCACGATGGACGTGGACGGCATGGCGCTGCTGGAGACCATGCGCGAGGGCCAGAGCAAATGGGGCGCGGACTGGGCTGCCGCCATCGATGCGATGCGCGCCCGGATGCAGAACGCCATCAAGCTGGTCGCCGACACCGACGCCAAGGCGCTGGAAAACGCACAGGCCCATCTCGACGCCCTGACCGAAGAAGCCGTGAAACGCGCCGAAGCCTTCGACACATTGCAGGCCGGACGCCTCGCCCAGATCGAGGCGCGCGAACAGGACGCAGCCAGCAGCGTCGCCGACCGCATGGCCCGCTTCGATGCGGAGCTGGCCGAGCGGCAGGAAGAGCAGGTCGCGCATATTTCCGGCATCACCGAGCGCGGTGAGGCACTGGCCGCCCGCCTGGCGCGCCTGTCGGAACAGTTCGATGCTATACAGTCGGTTGGCGCAGAGAGCGGGGAGGCACTGGATGCAACGACCCTGTCGCTCACCACACGCCTCGCCGATGCCCGCGAGAGCCTCGAAAGCAGCCGCCAGACCATCGATACGCTGACGAATGACAGCGTCCGCCTGCTGGAACTGATCCGCGGCAGTGCCGAACATGTGCAGACGGACCTGCCGCAGGCGCTGGCCGACGCGCAATCGGGGCTGGAGGACTATGACAGCCGCGTGCGCGCGCTGCATGAGCTGCTTTCCGGCGTGCAGGAAAGCGGTGCAGACCTGTCCGCTGCCGTCGAGAAGGCGCGCGAGGACAGCGCCGCGACCGGCGAGAATATCGAGACGCTGCAGGCCCGCATCGGTGAGGCGCAGGATGCGCATGCCGAGCGCCTTGGCCAGCTGGAAGCGCAGCTGGAGGCCCTCGCCGCGAAATCGGACGATGTTGCCCAGCAGGCACGTGCCGGCCTTGGTGACGCGCTGGAGGGCATGGCCGACGATATCGGGCGCGACAGTGCGACCCGCATCGAATCCGCAATCCGCGAACAGCTGTCGACACTCACCGACGACCTTGAAGCTGCCGCCGAGCGCGCGGGCGAGAGCAGCCGCGAAACCATCGTGCACCTGCGCGACCAGCTATCGCGCGTGAACGAGCTGGCCGGCAATTTGGAAAGCCGCGTCTCCCGCGCCCGCGAACAGGCCGAGGAGCAGGTCGACAACGATTTCGCCCGCCGTGTCGCGCTGATTACCGATGCGCTGAATTCCAGCGGGATCGACATCGCGCGCGCCATGTCGAGCGAGGTTACGGACACTGCATGGGCAAGCTACCTGCGCGGCGACCGCGGCATCTTCACGCGCCGGGCGGTCAAGCTGCTCGACACTCAGGAAGTCCGCGATCTGCACGACATCTATGACGATGATCCGGATTTCCGCGAAACGGTGAACCGCTACATCCACGACTTCGAGGCGATGCTGCGCAGCGTGCTTTCCACCCGCGATGGCAATGCCTTGGCGGTCACACTTCTCAGTTCCGACATGGGTAAGCTGTATGTTGCGCTCGCACAGGCGATTGACCGCTTGCGCGACTGA
- a CDS encoding sensor histidine kinase — MSATVPFLAQARTDGQDRLVEADEPLAGLQLRNGGELPGRIATPALLELVRKCRRYGMKLARAIEARDSEERITAWVEVEPDEAGDGCTIGLANWRTFPLPKEDQELAEERRIAIERQVAEFGARLGPDQEVQAVTLESEGLAPLAEAMRGGRGRPWTDFVDLPGFEQEQPMHWRLLDGAAVSIPGSSREWKAVLVPLGRAKPGSQGFELFFSSVRAPEDRSSAKRASKPRGFNAAIGKDIAPVLRQPIARIIANAETIRTQLAGPLADEYSNYAADIAQAGEHLLALLEDLSTLEIVEADEFSTAPDEIDLADVARRAAGILSVRARDSGITIDAPKQDESVAAVGEFRRVLQILLNLLGNALRYAPEESQVWLRAEQDGKIARITVADQGEGLDEDQQEKVFEKFERLGRSGDGGSGLGLYISRRLARAMGGDLTVESAKGQGARFTLSLPVEAS; from the coding sequence ATGAGCGCAACCGTACCCTTCCTGGCACAGGCCCGCACCGACGGGCAGGACCGGCTCGTCGAGGCAGACGAGCCGCTCGCCGGGCTGCAATTGCGCAACGGCGGGGAGCTGCCGGGCCGTATCGCGACGCCGGCCCTGCTGGAGCTGGTCCGCAAGTGCCGCCGTTACGGCATGAAGCTGGCCCGCGCGATCGAGGCGCGTGATTCCGAGGAGCGGATCACGGCCTGGGTCGAAGTGGAACCTGACGAGGCGGGCGATGGCTGTACCATCGGCCTTGCCAACTGGCGTACATTCCCGCTGCCCAAGGAAGACCAGGAACTGGCCGAAGAACGCCGTATCGCCATCGAGCGGCAGGTGGCCGAGTTCGGCGCGCGGCTCGGCCCTGACCAGGAAGTCCAGGCCGTCACGCTGGAAAGCGAAGGGCTCGCTCCGCTGGCAGAAGCCATGCGAGGCGGGCGAGGTCGCCCATGGACGGATTTTGTGGATCTGCCGGGATTCGAGCAGGAACAACCCATGCACTGGCGCCTGCTGGATGGCGCCGCTGTCAGCATTCCGGGCTCGAGCCGAGAGTGGAAGGCTGTGCTCGTCCCTCTGGGCCGCGCAAAGCCGGGCAGCCAGGGCTTCGAGCTGTTCTTCAGCTCCGTCCGTGCGCCGGAGGACAGGTCATCGGCCAAACGCGCGAGCAAACCGCGCGGCTTCAACGCAGCCATCGGCAAGGATATCGCCCCAGTGCTGCGCCAGCCCATCGCGCGCATCATCGCCAATGCGGAGACGATCCGTACCCAGCTGGCCGGTCCGCTGGCCGACGAATACAGCAATTACGCCGCCGACATCGCGCAGGCGGGCGAGCATTTGTTGGCCCTGCTGGAGGACCTGTCCACGCTGGAGATCGTCGAAGCAGACGAATTTTCGACCGCACCGGACGAGATCGACCTGGCCGACGTGGCGCGGCGCGCCGCCGGCATCCTGTCAGTCCGTGCGCGCGATAGTGGCATTACGATAGACGCGCCCAAACAGGACGAGTCCGTAGCCGCAGTGGGCGAATTCCGCCGTGTCCTACAGATCCTGCTTAACCTGCTCGGCAATGCGCTTCGCTATGCGCCCGAGGAATCGCAAGTGTGGCTCCGTGCAGAGCAGGACGGCAAGATCGCCCGCATCACCGTGGCCGACCAGGGTGAGGGACTGGACGAGGACCAGCAGGAAAAGGTGTTCGAGAAGTTCGAGCGGCTTGGTCGCTCCGGCGATGGAGGCTCGGGCCTTGGCCTTTACATCTCGCGCAGGCTGGCCCGGGCAATGGGCGGAGACCTGACAGTCGAAAGCGCGAAAGGGCAGGGTGCCCGCTTCACGCTTTCATTGCCTGTCGAAGCGAGCTGA